The Armatimonadota bacterium DNA window ACTGCTTCGGCGGCGTTGTCCAAGAGTTTTTCGCTTCCCGCAAATCCCTTGGCCGCGAGTTCAACCGGGGCGAATCCTCCTGGCCCTAGCACAACTTTGACCACGACAATTCCTTCATCTGCGAGTTCAGCGCGGTCTCTAACAACGCTCGGATTGATGATGTTGCCCGCGTTATCAATCCAGACTTCTCCGCCAGCCGAAGTCTCTTCCGTCCAAGCCTGGGTCTCATCAATGATCAGCTTGTGGCCATCCAGAAGTTTGAACATTCGGTGGGGGGCGTGCCCCATCTTGAGGGCCATATCGCAGTAGTGGTGCTGGTGTCGCGGTTCTCCGTGGACCGGCGCCAGATAAAACGGTCTCGTGAGGTTGATCATCATTTTGAGCTCCTCAAGGTAGGCATGTCCGCTGACGTGAACCGCTGGAATCGCGTCGAAAACCACCGTTGCCTTCAAGCGGTAAAGCCGGTTAATCGTCTTCCAAACCGCAGATTCGTTGCCTGGAATCGGCCTCGCTGAATAGATCACCGTATCCCCCTCATTGACCTTCAGCCGGGTGTACTCACCTTTCGACATCTGCACCAAGGCACTAAGCGGCTCGCCTTGGCTCCCAGTTGTCAGGATCACCAATTGATGAGGTTCGTAGTCGCCTACCATGTCTAGTCGAATACGGACGCCTTTTGGAGGATTGAGATAGCCGAGTTTGATACAGGTGTCGATGGTCTGGTTCATCCTGCGACCTGCTACGGCGACCTTCCGCCCGGTTTCCGCCGCAATATCCATCGCTTGCTGCATTCGGTGGATGTTGCTCGCGAACATGGTAATCAAAATTCTCCCTTCGGCATTGGCAAACGCCGCGCGGAATCCGTTGCTAGCGGTCGATTCGCTTGGACCAAATCCCGGGCGGTCGATGTTTGTGGAGTCGCTCAGAAGGCAAAGGACACCCTGCTTGCCAAGTTCGGTGAGACGTGTCAGGTCAGAAAGTTTGCCGTCGACAGGGGTGAAGTCGAGCTTGAAGTCTCCGGTGAAGAGCACAACTCCTTCGCTGGTGTGAATCGCGACGCAACTACAATCCGGGATCGAGTGCGTGATTCGAACCATCTCAAACTTCAGCGCACCAATAGGAATGATCTGGCCGTGTTGGACCACGTTCAATTTGAGACCCTTGATATCGAGCCGCTCTTCGAGCTTGCTTCGAATCATCGCATGGGTGAGTTCAGTCGCGAAGACTGGAATTTGTGGGAAATCTCGCAGGAAGAATGAAAGAGCGCCGACGTGGTCTTCGTGAGCGTGGGTGAGGATCACCGCTCGAAGATTCTCTTTAATATCGTGCAAACAGGAAAAATCAGGGATCACGACATCAACGCCGTGCATTTCTTCATCCGGAAAAGAAATTCCGCAGTCTATGAGGATCGCATCATCGCCTTGTCGGAGGAGTGTGCAGTTTCGGCCGATTTCGCCGGCGCCGCCCAAAGGCATGATCTCGATTCTTGACATAAGCCAAGAGGGTACCCCGGTGGGTGCCGAACCTAAGTTCTTTCGATGGTTCGACGCATCGCGGCAAGTGTTTCTTCGCTCACGTGATGTTCGATCCCTTCCACGTCAATCTCGGCGATTTCTGTGGGCACGCCAATCTTGAGCAAAAACGCGAGCACTAGTTCGTGCCGATTCATCGATTCTCGCGCAAGCTCCTTGCCTTTGTCGGTGAGAAAAATCGAGCGGTATCGCCGCGTGATGACATACCCTTCGCGGTCAAGTCGTTGGAGTGTTTTTCCGACCGTCACTGGGCTGACACCCAGAATGTCCGCCAGATCCACGGCACGAGCTTCTCCATTCTTTTCGATCAGCTCGGCCACCAATTCCACATAGTCCTCGGCGGTTTCTCGGCTATGGTCTTGCCTGGTGCGCTGATACTTGTTCGTCATGGGGTCTAGTGAATTCAGCGCTTGAGCCGGGCGAGTTCCACGCTGGCAACAGGGTGATGGGCGTTGATGTCGAGCGCCTTACCGAACGAGGCCTTCGCCTCGGCCTCCTTTCCGGTTCGGCGGAAAATCACACCGAGTGCAGCGTGCGCATCTGCATAATTTGGATTGATTTCGATCGCCGCTTCGATCTGTTTTTGTGCTGCTTCCAACTGATCCAGTTCGATCAAACATTGGCCGAAGCAGCACCTGACATCGGCGTAATTGGGGACGATCTCCACCGCCCGGCTGAACATCGTCGCAGCCTTTTCCACTTCGCGATTGCTGAGTAAATGCTTAGCTTCTTCGATCAAAGATTGGGTTGTGTCTTGTTTTGATTCACAAATCTGAGTGAGAACGGCGCTGGCGTCCTCAAATTTGCCCGAATTGTGGAGCAACACGAATTCACGATAGAGGTCGTCTTCCAGCGAAGGTCGATCGTGCACTGCGTCGATCAGCGAGTTCATCGCGAGTTCAAACTCGCCTTGATCGTAGCTCACCGCCGCACTCAGTACCTTAGCGCTTGCAAACCGCGGATTCAGGTCAAGGCACCGATCTAAACACTCTCTTGCGAAATCGGAATCTGTTAGTGCGCGGTGGACCCGAGCCAATTGGAACCAGAGATCGGCAAACCCCGACTGAAGCTTGAGCGCCTTGGTGTAGAGGTCGCGCGCAGCCGAAAAGTTTCCTTCGTCCATCGCCTGCGCGGCAAGATGCGCGAGTGATTCGGCAAGATAGAGACGGGCGATTTTTGCCAAGCTCAGGTCGCAGCTTGGCTCGGAAATAAACTGCTCGAATGAGACTGCAGCATCTGCATACAACTGCTGTTCATAGGTGCGAAGACCCTGATCGAACAGGGCACTTTTGCCGAAGACAAACCACTTGTCGAGGGCGCTCATGTGATGAGATTATGGCCGACGCCGGCGCAAGCTCACAAAAGAATGGTTGATGCGCACCGGCTGAAGTCGAATCGGACCTTGCAGATAGGAGTTGAAATTTTTGGCCGTCCTGGCCCGCCTTCTGGCCCCTCCATTGGCACTATTCGAGACGAACAGGCCATCGCAATTGGAGGGAGTAATTCGGTGTTCTCGAAAAGATTTCATATCAAATTTGGATGACCAGCCCATCATAACCGGTTTGAATCCCGTGTGGTTCCAAGGCAAGACAAAGTTCTTCGTGAGTGGCATCACCCAAATGCCCATGGTGGGTGGTAGCCACCGGGGTCTCTTGACCGATACAGCCCAATTCGCGTAGTTTTTCGACGGCAGCGACGCACTCCTTAAGGTCCATGTGGCCGTAATAGGAGGACTTCACAAATCCGTCAGTACATTCTATCACGACTCCATCTACTTTCTTATCCTGTAAGAATTCCCAGGTTATTGGCTGCCACGGTCCGGTGTCGGTGGCATATAAGAAAGTCTTTCCTTCTCGCTCAATAAGTAGGTTCTGGCTGTCCTCTTCAAGCTTGTGATAGGCGCGAATCGGAGTGATTTTGTAGTCGAGATGCCAAAACGGCTCGAAGCTCTTCGTTTGAATGATTTCGAATGGCCATTCTTCGTACTTGCCGGCCATACCCTGGCAGATTGCATCGTTGCCGTAGATTGTCAATGGAGCCGCAAACTGCTCCAGAAAAGGGAACAGCATGTACTGGAGTTCACTCGGGCAAAAGTGATCGTCGTGGGTGTGGGTGAAGACTATTGCGGTCCAAATCGTCGGGTCAACGCCGAATTTCACCATTTGGTGAAAGTGATCCGGCCCGAGGTCGATCTTGAGGTGATCGTCGATAAGAGCGGCACTGCGCGAACGGATATCTTTGCCACCATGCTGCCGCGCATGACGACTCACCCTTGAGTCTCCAAAGACTGAAGGGATGCCGTCTGATGCTCCGGTGCCGAGTAGCTGAATTTTCATCAGGATTGGTAGTCGCAGAGTCGCCAAATGACGAGCCCACTGATAATCTTTGGATAATAGTAAGTCGATTTTTGCGGCATCTTCTCGCCTCCGAGAGCCACAACTTTCATGTCATGGACTGATGGCGGATTCATCAAGAAGCTAGCCTTGAAGCCGTTTTTCACCGCACTGACCGCCTCGTCCGGATCACGTGTGTATCCAAAGAAGTCGTGTCCGGTCAGTCCGAGGTGCTTAGCAAAAATCACATCGTGGAGAATCGAAACATCGAGACTCTTTAGTGCTTTGCCGGCATCGCCTGGAATCTGGGCCAAAACCGCGTCAAAGTCGGTGATCGTCAGCAAAAGACCCTCCTCGCCGGGGAGCGCAATCCCGAATACTCGGGTTCCGTCTGCGCCAATCTTTTCGATCTTCTCAATCAATTGGTCGTTCGGGCAGGCCGTCAAAATCCAATAGGGTGCTTCAAGCTGGGACTTCAAATCGCCTTCAAATTTATGCACCATGCGGTGGGTCGGAAGCAGTACCAAGCCCGGATCCTCCATGCTGCTCAGCGCCATCATCATGAAGTCCTCTGGGATGAGTTCTTCGGAATCTGGTTGCTGGCCCCGGAAAGTACAGGCCGTTTCGTATCGGTGGTGACCGTCGGCAATCCAGACCTTTCGATCTTCGAACATCTTGCTGATCTGCTGACAACTCTCGGGATCAGTGATCGGCTCTAGCACGTGGACAACACCGTCGGGAGTCGTTACTGAATGGGATTCGGCGGCTGGCGCAGCTTGAATCTTGTCAAAAATCGCTCGGCCGGGATCTTCATAAAGCCCGTAAATGCATTCCAGATGGGATCGCGTGGCTTCGAGGACTCTCAGTCGATCTTCCTTGTGCTTCGGGAAGGTCTGCTCGTGCGGCAAGACCACACCTTTATCATAAGTTTCCACTTTGATCGTGGCGATGAGTGCCTGGCGTGTTACGACTTGGCCGTTCGGTAGCGCAAAAGTTTGAAGGAGCCGGTAATACGCAGGGGTTTCTTCTTTCTTGAGCGTGCCGGTCTCCACCCATTTTTCGAGCCGAGATGCGGACCGAGCGTACTTGACGTATTTGCTGCGGTCGTCAGGGTTCTGTTCGGGAAGGGTGAGCCCAACTACATTGAATTCAGACTGGGCGGCGAGAGCTTCGCGTTCTTCGGGGCTGATGACGTCATATGGTGGAGCCACCAAATGGTTCAGGTCACCAGCGTCCGCTGAATAGCGGAGCCCATTGAACGGACGAATATTGGCCATGAGCAAATTCTACCAGTCCACTATCGTCGGTAAACTGTACCAATGAGTAGCCCTTCGGGACTGAATACCTACGCAGATTTGGTGCAGGCGCGGCTCGAACAGCTACTGCCTTCCGACGATTCAAAACTGTCGCAGGCGATGCGTTACTCATGCCTATTGCCCGGGAAGCGACTCCGCCCCGCGCTCACGATAGAAGTTTGTCGTGCGCTTTGTGGCGACGCGAGCCCCGCTCTCGATGCGGGTTGCGCGATCGAGATGATCCATTGCTTCTCGCTCATTCACGACGATTTGCCGTGTATCGACGACGATGATCTACGGCGTGGAGCTCCGACGTGCCATATCAAGTTCGGAGAAGCGGTCGCGTTACTTGCGGGGGACGCTCTTTTTGCGCTGGCTTTTGAGACATTGACCTCACTTGAGACTGACGCCGAACGCCGCATCGAAATGGTCCGGATATTGTCCCAATCGAGCCGAAACCTGGTGATCGGTGAGACACTTGATATCTTGATGGAAGGTCAACCCGCATCCCAAGACTCAGTGCAAAAAATCCACGCGCTAAAGACGGGAGCGCTTTTCGTTGCAAGCTGTCAGATTGGGGCACTGGCGGCTGGGGCATCGCCGGAAGTTGTCGCAAAAGCGGGTCAGTTTGGAGCACATCTCGGGCTGGCGTTCCAGATAAAAGACGACATTCTCAACGAGAATTCTGCCCCCGAAGAACTTGGGAAGGCCACGGGATCGGACCGAGAGCGCGGCAAGCAAACCTATCCCGGGGCATTTGGTAACGAGGAAGCGGAGCGATTGCTCATTCTGGAAGTTGACCATTCGGTTAAACTGGCCCGTGAATTGGCAGGGGCCGGCTCGCTCTTGGAGCAGCTCGCCAGCTTCGCCGGCGAACGCAAAAAGTAACAATTTCACCACACGGTGAAATTCATCAAAAAACCTGATTCTTTTACCAGGGGGGTGGCGTCCCATCAAACACAGAACCTAAGGTTTTTCACGATGGAAAAGAGTCTCCAGTTTGATATGCAAGCCAAAATCAAGGTGATTGGCGTTGGTGGTGCAGGCGGAAATGCAGTTAACCGAATGGTTGAAGAAGGCATGTCCGACGTAGAGTTCATTGCGATGAACACCGACGCTCAGGTCCTGGAGCCGTCGCAAGCCAGTATCAAGCTACGAATTGGAGAATCTTGCACCAAGGGCTTGGGAGCCGGTGGCGATCCGAAGGTGGGCGAAGTGGCCGCCAAGGAAAGCGAAAAGGCAATCCTTGAGCTCGTTGAAGACGCCGACATGGTCTTTATCACCGCAGGAATGGGCGGTGGAACCGGTACCGGCGCCGCACCGATTGTTGCAGAACTTGCCAAGCGGAAGGGTGTTCTGACCGTCGCCGTTGTCAGCAAGCCGTTCGGGTTTGAAGGTCCAAAGCGAAAGCGAATCGCGGAAGAAGGTGCGCTTAGGCTCGCTGAGCATGTCGATACGCTAATCATTGTGCCGAACGATAAGCTCATGGAAGTGGTGGACCGAAAAGCCACTTTTGCTGAAGCGTTCAACGTGGCTGACGATGTGCTTCGACAAGGTGTCCAGGGCATTAGCGACATCATTACCAAGCCTGGAATGATCAACGTCGACTTTGCGGACGTGAAGTCGGTTTTGAAGGATGCCGGTTGCGCGCTGATGGGAATGGGCCGTGCTCAAGGCGAGCAGCGAGCGAGGCTTGCTGCTGAAGCTGCGGCGAATAGCTTGTTGCTCGAAACCAGCATTTACAACGCTAAGAAGTTGCTCGTCAACATCACTTCGGGGCTCGATTTCACGCTGGGTGAGGCTGGCGACGCGATGGAATATCTCCAGCAGTTTGCAGACGCAGAAGATGCAGAAATCTTCATGGGTCACGCTTTGGATGAGTCGATGGAAGGCGAAGTCATGGTCACCTTGTTGGCGGCCGGAATGAGCGGTGAGCCTGTCCGGATCGTCGACCGAGAGTTGTTTCCACAACCCGAAGTGATCGAAACCAAACCGCAAGTCAAATCAAATCCGAATCTGATTGATGAAGACGAGCTGTTCGCGACTGCGGCGCAGCCTCAAGCCAAGCCCGCGCAGATCGAAGAACTGGATCTTGACATCCCAAGCTTCCTGCGCAGACAGCGATCTAGCGAATAAACGAATTTACTGAAAAACACACAATACGAAAAAAACGTACTGGTCCAACAACACTAGCCCCGTCAAAATTGGCGGGGCATTTTTTCAATTTTGATGCTTAGATTTCGTCTACGCGAGAGAAATAGATGACCGTGCAGAGATGAGCAGGAGTGATAAATTCCCCATAGATTCGGCTCATCAGGGTGATGATTTCGTCCTGGCTTCGCACTTCGGGACTTTCCCGTTCGATATCTCTCGGGCTCAACTCGCTAATCGGTTTGACTTCAACTCGGTCGATAATCGCCGAATACAGCTTTTGTCGGCGTCCAAATCGTGGACCGAGTGTGATCCAGACAATCATGCCCGTCTGATACTTGTCGGACTTGTCGCCCAACCGAATCGTGGCAGTTTTTCGTCCGGTACGCAAAACCTCTTCGTAGAGTTCGGAGTAAAAGTTGAGTGCAAACATGGATCGTGACCCTAGAATCTGTTGTACCAGTATCGGTCAAATAGTGGCTGGCATGGAGGACCGTCTGTGTTAATCACGATTCTTTGGGTCCTTGGAATCATCCTCGCATTGTATTTGGGCCTGCTTGTTTTGGTTGCATACGGGTGTTTGCATCCCATTCGGGTCCCCATTTTTCTTTCTCCGGGAGCACTGGGGCTCCCACAACGTTCAGTGCAAGTCACCACCGAAGACGACGTTCTCCTTCGAGGATGGTGGATCGATCATCCAAATCCAAAGAGTGTTGTCGTGCTCGCTCATGGGTATCTGATGAACCGCGCTGAGCCGATTCCTTTGGCAAAGAGGTTGTACGAAGAGGGGCTCGCATGTTTGGTCTTTGACTTCCGCGCACATGGAGTGAGCGGAGGACGACTCAGCAGCGTCGGTCCGCACGAGAAGAACGACGTGCTCGCTATGGTGCAACATGCCCGCGCTGAGTATCCAGACAAGTCGATTTGGATTTGGGGCAGCAGTATGGGCGGCGCGGCAACTGTGTTGGCCACCGAAGCTATGGAAGTGCGGCCCGATGCGCTGGTTCTAGATTCGCCTTATTCTTCGCTCATTCGTGCAAATGAAGGTTGGTGGAGAACTTTTGCCGGAAAATTCTGGCCATTTTTGGTCCCGGTTTGGATGTTCTGCTGGCTGATGACCCGCGTTGATCCTCGCAAAGTGCGTATCGACCACGAGCTGTCCAAAATGCCCGATATCCCGGTTCTGCTGATGATCGGCGACTGTGACGTCATCGTTCCTTTGAACGAAGCGAGAAAGATCGCAGACGCGAGCGAAAATTGCCGGATGGAGCTCTTTGAAGGTTGTCAGCACAGTCAAGCGCGGTGGTTCCACCCGGTTGAATATGACGAAAGACTCTTCAGGTTTTTGAAAGAACAAAACTTGATTTAACAACCTTTTCGATCGAAATTGCGTCTAAGAATACGTATTCAAGGACGAGTACAATATTGGAAGGATTCCTCGATCAGAAATGTCGAATTCTAAAGACTCCGAAAAGAACGCTCAAAGTATGGCTTGGCCAATTTTACAACTCCAGCGCATGACACGGTACATGCCCGACCGCGTCGAAGAAGCGATGAATCGACTTTTCGAACTTGATCCTGGTCTTCGTAACGACCTTGTGATTGGTGCGGTGGATCAAGAAATGCTGTCCATGGAGCAAGCTGCCGAATTCACCTGCATGTCGGTGGATGAAATCGAACAGCGATTGATGGAATTCCGAACCCAAATGGCGTACCGCGAGGTTCGAATCGAATCGTCTGGTACAGGCCCAGCAAAGTTGGTGGGTACTGGAATCTCGGTATGGGAGATTGTCCGCGAATTGAGGCGGCTCGGTAGTGAATCGGCGATCAGCAAGTCGTTCCCTTCGCTTTCCAAACACGAGATCACCGTTGCCTTGCGCTATGCCAGCGAACACGAATCCGAAATGGAAGAGCAAATTCGGAATTACGAAGCGGTGGTCCAGCGACGGCAAAACGAATATCCGTACGCCAAGTAACCAGCCATAATTAGGGCGTGAATTCCGCGCTACTCACATCGAATCTACCTTCGCTTGGTGCTCCGAGGCGCGGCAAAGTACGGGAGGTTTATGATCTTGGCGACTGCCTACTTTTGGTCGCCAGTGACCGCATCAGCGCATTTGACGTCATCCTCGCCAATGGCATTCCCGACAAAGGCAAAGTTCTGAATCAGATCAGCGCCTTTTGGTTCGAGAAGCTTGGCGGTATCTGTCCTCACCACATGATTTCAATCTCGGATGAAGCGATCCGAGAGCGAGTCGGCGAAGGTGCGGAATCCTGCTTCGGCCGGTCGATGCTCGCCAAAAAGGCGACACCCCTACCTGTCGAGTTTGTCGCTAGGGGATATTTGTCTGGTTCATGGTGGAAGGACTACCGCTCAGGGATGCGAACGATCCACGGAGTTACATTGCCGGATGGTCTTCTGGACGGATCGAAACTGCCAGAACCGATTTTCACGCCAGCCACCAAGGCCGAAGAAGGGCACGATGAGAACATTAGCTTCGAGCGTGCAAGCGACATTTTGGGTTCTGAAATGGCTGCTCATTTGCGCGATATAACGCTGAAGCTTTATGAGGCCGCGGCGAATCACGCCGCTTCGGCGGGACTCATTTTGGCGGACACGAAGTTCGAATTTGGCTTGGTTGATGACCAACCGATCTGGATTGACGAAGCTCTCTCGCCGGATAGCTCACGATATTGGGAAGCCAGTGGCTGGCAGCCCGGAGCAGCGCAGCCAAGTTTCGACAAGCAGTTTGTGCGTGATTACCTTGAGACGTTAGACTGGGACAAGACTCCTCCAGGGCCGGAGCTCCCGGCCGATGTCGTCGCCAAAACGCGCGAAAAATATCTTGAGGCATTCCAAAGGATCACCGGTCGTGATCTGGATCTATAACATTCTGATCACGCTGCTTGCGCCGATCTGGGTCCCGCTCGTCTGGCACCGATCGAAGCGGCGGAACGAGAGTCCGAACTGGCAAGAGCGTTTCGGGAATTTCAAGATTGAACTCGATCGAAAACGCCCGGTCGTGTGGGTACACACGGTTTCGGTGGGGGAGGTTATCGCTGCCGCCCCGATGCTGAAGGAGCTCAAAAGTCTCTGGCCCGAAGTGCAAGTTGTACTGAGCGTGACCACAAGCAGCGGCCACCAGATCGCTCG harbors:
- a CDS encoding ASCH domain-containing protein, which translates into the protein MFALNFYSELYEEVLRTGRKTATIRLGDKSDKYQTGMIVWITLGPRFGRRQKLYSAIIDRVEVKPISELSPRDIERESPEVRSQDEIITLMSRIYGEFITPAHLCTVIYFSRVDEI
- the ftsZ gene encoding cell division protein FtsZ, giving the protein MEKSLQFDMQAKIKVIGVGGAGGNAVNRMVEEGMSDVEFIAMNTDAQVLEPSQASIKLRIGESCTKGLGAGGDPKVGEVAAKESEKAILELVEDADMVFITAGMGGGTGTGAAPIVAELAKRKGVLTVAVVSKPFGFEGPKRKRIAEEGALRLAEHVDTLIIVPNDKLMEVVDRKATFAEAFNVADDVLRQGVQGISDIITKPGMINVDFADVKSVLKDAGCALMGMGRAQGEQRARLAAEAAANSLLLETSIYNAKKLLVNITSGLDFTLGEAGDAMEYLQQFADAEDAEIFMGHALDESMEGEVMVTLLAAGMSGEPVRIVDRELFPQPEVIETKPQVKSNPNLIDEDELFATAAQPQAKPAQIEELDLDIPSFLRRQRSSE
- a CDS encoding DUF433 domain-containing protein is translated as MAWPILQLQRMTRYMPDRVEEAMNRLFELDPGLRNDLVIGAVDQEMLSMEQAAEFTCMSVDEIEQRLMEFRTQMAYREVRIESSGTGPAKLVGTGISVWEIVRELRRLGSESAISKSFPSLSKHEITVALRYASEHESEMEEQIRNYEAVVQRRQNEYPYAK
- a CDS encoding polyprenyl synthetase family protein, which translates into the protein MSSPSGLNTYADLVQARLEQLLPSDDSKLSQAMRYSCLLPGKRLRPALTIEVCRALCGDASPALDAGCAIEMIHCFSLIHDDLPCIDDDDLRRGAPTCHIKFGEAVALLAGDALFALAFETLTSLETDAERRIEMVRILSQSSRNLVIGETLDILMEGQPASQDSVQKIHALKTGALFVASCQIGALAAGASPEVVAKAGQFGAHLGLAFQIKDDILNENSAPEELGKATGSDRERGKQTYPGAFGNEEAERLLILEVDHSVKLARELAGAGSLLEQLASFAGERKK
- a CDS encoding phosphoribosylaminoimidazolesuccinocarboxamide synthase gives rise to the protein MNSALLTSNLPSLGAPRRGKVREVYDLGDCLLLVASDRISAFDVILANGIPDKGKVLNQISAFWFEKLGGICPHHMISISDEAIRERVGEGAESCFGRSMLAKKATPLPVEFVARGYLSGSWWKDYRSGMRTIHGVTLPDGLLDGSKLPEPIFTPATKAEEGHDENISFERASDILGSEMAAHLRDITLKLYEAAANHAASAGLILADTKFEFGLVDDQPIWIDEALSPDSSRYWEASGWQPGAAQPSFDKQFVRDYLETLDWDKTPPGPELPADVVAKTREKYLEAFQRITGRDLDL
- a CDS encoding ribonuclease J encodes the protein MSRIEIMPLGGAGEIGRNCTLLRQGDDAILIDCGISFPDEEMHGVDVVIPDFSCLHDIKENLRAVILTHAHEDHVGALSFFLRDFPQIPVFATELTHAMIRSKLEERLDIKGLKLNVVQHGQIIPIGALKFEMVRITHSIPDCSCVAIHTSEGVVLFTGDFKLDFTPVDGKLSDLTRLTELGKQGVLCLLSDSTNIDRPGFGPSESTASNGFRAAFANAEGRILITMFASNIHRMQQAMDIAAETGRKVAVAGRRMNQTIDTCIKLGYLNPPKGVRIRLDMVGDYEPHQLVILTTGSQGEPLSALVQMSKGEYTRLKVNEGDTVIYSARPIPGNESAVWKTINRLYRLKATVVFDAIPAVHVSGHAYLEELKMMINLTRPFYLAPVHGEPRHQHHYCDMALKMGHAPHRMFKLLDGHKLIIDETQAWTEETSAGGEVWIDNAGNIINPSVVRDRAELADEGIVVVKVVLGPGGFAPVELAAKGFAGSEKLLDNAAEAVDDALLSIPKEAWREIQLVEEAVEGAAKIIFQRKAQMRPVVVPVVVM
- a CDS encoding DUF1015 domain-containing protein; the protein is MANIRPFNGLRYSADAGDLNHLVAPPYDVISPEEREALAAQSEFNVVGLTLPEQNPDDRSKYVKYARSASRLEKWVETGTLKKEETPAYYRLLQTFALPNGQVVTRQALIATIKVETYDKGVVLPHEQTFPKHKEDRLRVLEATRSHLECIYGLYEDPGRAIFDKIQAAPAAESHSVTTPDGVVHVLEPITDPESCQQISKMFEDRKVWIADGHHRYETACTFRGQQPDSEELIPEDFMMMALSSMEDPGLVLLPTHRMVHKFEGDLKSQLEAPYWILTACPNDQLIEKIEKIGADGTRVFGIALPGEEGLLLTITDFDAVLAQIPGDAGKALKSLDVSILHDVIFAKHLGLTGHDFFGYTRDPDEAVSAVKNGFKASFLMNPPSVHDMKVVALGGEKMPQKSTYYYPKIISGLVIWRLCDYQS
- a CDS encoding tetratricopeptide repeat protein, with translation MSALDKWFVFGKSALFDQGLRTYEQQLYADAAVSFEQFISEPSCDLSLAKIARLYLAESLAHLAAQAMDEGNFSAARDLYTKALKLQSGFADLWFQLARVHRALTDSDFARECLDRCLDLNPRFASAKVLSAAVSYDQGEFELAMNSLIDAVHDRPSLEDDLYREFVLLHNSGKFEDASAVLTQICESKQDTTQSLIEEAKHLLSNREVEKAATMFSRAVEIVPNYADVRCCFGQCLIELDQLEAAQKQIEAAIEINPNYADAHAALGVIFRRTGKEAEAKASFGKALDINAHHPVASVELARLKR
- a CDS encoding alpha/beta fold hydrolase; the encoded protein is MQVTTEDDVLLRGWWIDHPNPKSVVVLAHGYLMNRAEPIPLAKRLYEEGLACLVFDFRAHGVSGGRLSSVGPHEKNDVLAMVQHARAEYPDKSIWIWGSSMGGAATVLATEAMEVRPDALVLDSPYSSLIRANEGWWRTFAGKFWPFLVPVWMFCWLMTRVDPRKVRIDHELSKMPDIPVLLMIGDCDVIVPLNEARKIADASENCRMELFEGCQHSQARWFHPVEYDERLFRFLKEQNLI
- the mntR gene encoding manganese-binding transcriptional regulator MntR, whose protein sequence is MNSLDPMTNKYQRTRQDHSRETAEDYVELVAELIEKNGEARAVDLADILGVSPVTVGKTLQRLDREGYVITRRYRSIFLTDKGKELARESMNRHELVLAFLLKIGVPTEIAEIDVEGIEHHVSEETLAAMRRTIERT